A DNA window from Streptomyces canus contains the following coding sequences:
- a CDS encoding TrmH family RNA methyltransferase, whose protein sequence is MADLITVEDPDDPRLHDYTGLTDVELRRKREPAEGLFIAEGEKVIRRAKDAGYEMRSMLLSAKWVDVMRDVIDELPAPVYAVSPELAEQVTGYHVHRGALASMQRKPLPTAAELLQTARRVVVMESVNDHTNIGAIFRSAAALGMDAVLLSPDCADPLYRRSVKVSMGAVFSVPYARLESWPKGLDSVREAGFTLLALTPDAKAKTLDEAAPHKMDRVALMLGAEGDGLTTQALVAADEWVRIPMAHGVDSLNVGAAAAVAFYAVATGRPQG, encoded by the coding sequence GTGGCCGATCTCATCACCGTCGAGGACCCCGACGACCCGCGCCTGCACGACTACACGGGCCTGACCGACGTCGAACTGCGGCGCAAACGCGAGCCGGCCGAGGGCCTGTTCATCGCCGAGGGCGAGAAGGTCATCCGCCGGGCGAAGGACGCGGGCTACGAGATGCGCTCCATGCTGCTCTCCGCGAAGTGGGTCGACGTCATGCGTGACGTCATCGACGAACTCCCGGCCCCGGTCTACGCCGTCAGCCCGGAGCTCGCCGAACAGGTCACCGGCTACCACGTGCACCGCGGCGCGCTCGCCTCCATGCAGCGCAAACCCCTGCCCACGGCGGCCGAGTTGCTCCAGACCGCCCGCCGCGTGGTGGTGATGGAGTCGGTCAACGACCACACCAACATCGGCGCGATCTTCCGCTCGGCGGCGGCGCTGGGCATGGACGCGGTGCTGCTGTCGCCCGACTGCGCCGACCCCCTGTACCGCCGCAGCGTCAAGGTCTCGATGGGCGCGGTCTTCTCCGTCCCCTACGCCCGCCTCGAGTCCTGGCCCAAGGGCCTGGACTCGGTCCGCGAGGCCGGCTTCACCCTCCTCGCCCTCACCCCCGACGCCAAGGCCAAGACCCTCGACGAGGCCGCCCCGCACAAGATGGACCGGGTCGCGCTGATGCTCGGCGCCGAGGGCGACGGCCTGACCACCCAGGCCCTGGTCGCCGCCGACGAATGGGTCCGCATCCCGATGGCCCACGGCGTCGATTCCCTCAACGTGGGCGCGGCGGCCGCGGTCGCCTTCTACGCGGTGGCCACGGGGCGCCCACAGGGCTGA
- the cobA gene encoding uroporphyrinogen-III C-methyltransferase produces the protein MAENPAYPVGLRLTGRKVVVLGGGQVAQRRLPALIAAGADIVLVSPSATPSVEAMADTGEITWARRPYQEGDLEDAWYALIATGDTEANTRASAEAERHRVWCVRSDDADAATAWTPATGHSEGVTVAVLTTNAKGRDPRHTAAIRDAVVEGLRDGTLVAPHHRTRTPGVALVGGGPGDPDLITVRGRRLLAEADVVIADRLGPRDLLAELPPHVEVIDAAKIPYGRFMAQEAINNALIEHAKQGRSVVRLKGGDPYVFGRGMEELHALAEAGIPCTVVPGISSSISVPGAAGIPVTHRGVAHEFTVVSGHVAPDDERSLVDWPSLAKLTGTLVILMGVDKIGRIAETLVAHGKSPDTPVALVQEGTTAAQRRVDATLATVGEVVVAEEVKPPAVIVVGEVVTVGPRTAEPSE, from the coding sequence ATGGCCGAAAACCCCGCCTACCCCGTAGGCCTCCGCCTCACCGGCCGCAAGGTCGTCGTCCTCGGCGGCGGCCAGGTGGCCCAGCGCCGTCTCCCGGCCCTGATCGCAGCGGGCGCGGACATCGTCCTGGTGTCCCCCTCGGCGACCCCCTCCGTGGAGGCGATGGCGGACACGGGCGAGATCACCTGGGCCCGGCGGCCTTACCAGGAAGGCGACCTGGAGGACGCCTGGTACGCCCTGATCGCCACCGGCGACACGGAGGCGAACACCCGTGCCTCGGCCGAAGCGGAGCGCCACCGCGTCTGGTGCGTCCGTTCCGACGACGCCGACGCCGCCACCGCCTGGACCCCGGCGACGGGCCACAGCGAGGGCGTCACGGTCGCCGTGCTCACGACGAACGCGAAGGGCCGGGACCCCCGGCACACGGCGGCCATCCGGGACGCGGTCGTCGAGGGCCTCCGCGACGGCACCCTCGTCGCCCCCCACCACCGCACCCGCACCCCCGGCGTCGCTCTCGTCGGCGGCGGTCCCGGCGACCCCGACCTGATCACGGTCCGCGGCCGCCGCCTCCTCGCCGAGGCCGACGTCGTCATCGCCGACCGCCTCGGCCCCCGCGACCTCCTCGCCGAGCTCCCGCCGCACGTCGAGGTCATCGACGCGGCGAAGATCCCGTACGGCCGTTTCATGGCCCAGGAGGCCATCAACAACGCCCTGATCGAGCACGCCAAGCAGGGCAGGTCGGTCGTACGGCTGAAGGGCGGGGACCCCTATGTCTTCGGCCGGGGCATGGAGGAGCTGCACGCCCTCGCCGAGGCCGGCATCCCCTGCACCGTCGTCCCCGGCATCTCCAGCTCGATCTCGGTCCCGGGCGCGGCCGGCATCCCGGTCACCCACCGGGGCGTGGCTCACGAATTCACGGTGGTCAGCGGCCATGTCGCCCCTGACGACGAGCGTTCCCTGGTCGACTGGCCCTCGCTCGCCAAGCTCACCGGCACCCTCGTGATCCTCATGGGCGTCGACAAGATCGGCCGGATCGCCGAGACCCTGGTGGCCCACGGCAAGTCGCCCGACACCCCGGTCGCCCTGGTCCAGGAGGGCACGACGGCCGCCCAGCGCCGGGTCGACGCCACTCTGGCAACGGTCGGTGAGGTGGTCGTCGCCGAGGAGGTGAAGCCTCCGGCCGTCATCGTCGTCGGCGAGGTCGTCACCGTAGGACCGCGGACGGCGGAGCCCTCGGAGTAA
- the cobT gene encoding nicotinate-nucleotide--dimethylbenzimidazole phosphoribosyltransferase, with protein sequence MTDTGQVPGEGLPENAGMVEQPGVPGAYTYLSETTAEDEDLLLLPGAQSPWGNEVAPPAPEPVVETVHEPGPHEMSGRDSGAHDLSAVRTPRPQAPSMPIPPITPRRPLHLGPPIPDASASPVRSLADRGPAGAPVRQPAAATPGPEYFDAPQPQGAVPWDAPAQAAVQTPVSTVAPAAETVVPAQEPVGAAQTAVTPLASESESAGHEAPEAPAPDAVPGPEAGYVPEPAQTPVTETGQILADGPEADGVQPGGDEPASVVHADLGGGQMPGDGSLPDGVEFAPAAGAEVPADQLLADGPVAEAVPDSGAAAEQAPDSGPVVGAPEDAVAVPDPVDTAEAEPTPAPEAVPAVETSAAAVAADATTPVAGAESGTDGQDAATAAAPEAVAVQEAVASETVTAEDAETGTSQETDASQETDASHEAAVAPEAEAALEEVAPLVDEAASAATPETAEAVTPEAPVEAEQAPQPADAVTAPAEVLSAPAAEAPEPVAVEEAVPAPERIQEPTPAALPAETPQDPHLVPPAPDLAQSAPQGPVGGPADATAQEAPEPLVADVAHIDVQTMAPAAPADEVQPSDPVAQEAFPAAPDQAPQGPQTSAAQPLAAELDGAQPQFAYPSAAEAPVVLPAGVPLEPRPGEPLGEFVPVDGSVPTTPHLAPTPPHPLSLPTDDAQHPVVPAPREAGGDPVLAQQADDLDTRAADQEDQEVQQVQQTQQAQQAQEEVSTAAVEEVRQSTGPAAPAYDDAEREAVLKVMRERRDIRNGFRSDPIPHEVLLRVLEAAHTAPSVGHSQPWDFVVIRSAETRAAMQDLAQRQREAYAKSLPKGRAKQFKELKIEAILETPVNIVVTADPTRGGRHTLGRHTQPQMAPYSAALAVENLWLAARAEGLGVGWVSFFDEREMVRVLGLPEHLEVIAYLCVGYVDEFPDEPELMQAGWSKRRPLSWVVHEETYGRRALPGEEPHDLLGETVAQIRPLDAKALGEAWERQKRMTKPAGALGMLEIISAQLAGLSRQCPPPIPEPAAVAIFAGDHGVHAQGVTPWPQEVTAQMVANFLGGGAVCNAFAAQVGAEVCVVDVGVASELPATPGLLPRKVRAGTSDMTTGPAMTREEAKQAIEVGIETARDLVAAGNKALLTGEMGIANTTASAALISVFTGTDPADVTGRGTGINDETLARKTEVVRRAIDLHQPDPADPIGVLAAIGGFEHAAMVGLLLGGASLRTPVILDGVSAGAAALVARAIAPEVLAACIAGHRSAEPGHVAALNKLGLRPLVDLDLRLGEGTGALLALPLVQSTARAMHEVATFDSAGVTEK encoded by the coding sequence ATGACCGACACCGGCCAGGTCCCGGGCGAGGGGCTGCCGGAGAACGCAGGCATGGTGGAACAGCCGGGCGTCCCTGGTGCGTACACCTACCTCTCCGAGACCACCGCCGAGGACGAAGACCTGTTGCTGCTGCCGGGCGCCCAGAGCCCGTGGGGCAACGAGGTTGCCCCGCCCGCCCCGGAGCCCGTCGTCGAGACCGTCCACGAGCCGGGCCCGCACGAGATGTCCGGGCGCGACAGCGGAGCGCATGATCTGAGCGCCGTCCGCACGCCCCGGCCGCAGGCTCCCTCGATGCCGATCCCGCCCATCACGCCCCGTCGGCCGCTGCACCTCGGTCCGCCGATCCCCGACGCCTCCGCGAGCCCGGTCCGCTCCCTCGCCGACCGCGGCCCCGCGGGCGCACCGGTACGGCAGCCGGCCGCGGCCACGCCCGGCCCCGAGTACTTCGACGCGCCGCAGCCGCAGGGCGCGGTCCCGTGGGACGCCCCTGCCCAGGCCGCCGTCCAGACGCCGGTGAGCACGGTGGCCCCGGCTGCTGAAACGGTTGTTCCGGCCCAGGAGCCGGTGGGCGCCGCCCAGACCGCGGTGACCCCCCTCGCTTCCGAGTCGGAATCCGCGGGGCACGAAGCTCCCGAGGCCCCGGCGCCGGATGCCGTACCGGGCCCGGAGGCCGGGTACGTGCCGGAGCCGGCGCAGACTCCCGTCACCGAGACGGGTCAGATCCTGGCCGACGGTCCCGAGGCTGACGGAGTTCAGCCCGGGGGAGACGAGCCCGCATCCGTCGTACACGCCGACCTGGGCGGGGGGCAGATGCCGGGAGACGGCTCCCTGCCTGACGGTGTTGAGTTCGCTCCGGCTGCCGGTGCGGAGGTGCCCGCGGACCAGCTCCTGGCTGACGGGCCGGTGGCCGAGGCGGTCCCGGATTCCGGTGCCGCCGCCGAGCAGGCGCCGGACAGTGGCCCCGTCGTCGGTGCTCCGGAGGACGCGGTCGCCGTGCCGGACCCGGTCGACACCGCTGAGGCCGAGCCGACGCCTGCGCCCGAGGCCGTGCCTGCCGTGGAGACTTCCGCCGCGGCGGTTGCCGCCGACGCCACCACGCCGGTCGCCGGGGCCGAGTCCGGCACGGACGGACAGGACGCGGCAACCGCCGCCGCGCCGGAGGCCGTTGCCGTCCAGGAAGCGGTCGCTTCGGAAACGGTGACTGCCGAGGACGCCGAAACCGGCACGTCTCAGGAAACGGACGCGTCTCAGGAAACGGACGCCTCGCACGAAGCTGCCGTGGCTCCGGAAGCCGAAGCCGCCCTGGAGGAAGTCGCACCCCTCGTCGATGAAGCCGCCTCCGCGGCAACCCCGGAGACCGCCGAAGCCGTAACGCCCGAGGCACCCGTGGAGGCCGAGCAGGCCCCGCAGCCGGCGGATGCCGTCACCGCACCCGCCGAAGTCCTCTCCGCACCCGCGGCCGAGGCTCCCGAGCCAGTCGCCGTCGAGGAGGCAGTACCGGCGCCGGAGCGGATCCAGGAGCCCACCCCCGCTGCTCTGCCCGCCGAGACCCCGCAGGATCCCCACCTCGTCCCGCCGGCCCCGGACCTCGCCCAGTCCGCCCCACAGGGCCCCGTCGGAGGGCCGGCCGACGCCACCGCCCAGGAAGCGCCGGAGCCCCTCGTGGCGGACGTGGCCCACATCGACGTACAGACGATGGCCCCGGCGGCTCCGGCGGACGAGGTCCAGCCGTCGGACCCGGTCGCGCAGGAGGCGTTCCCGGCCGCCCCGGACCAGGCGCCGCAGGGCCCGCAGACGTCGGCGGCTCAGCCGCTCGCGGCGGAACTCGACGGTGCGCAGCCCCAGTTCGCGTACCCCAGCGCCGCAGAGGCCCCCGTCGTGCTGCCCGCCGGGGTCCCCTTGGAGCCCCGACCGGGCGAGCCCTTGGGCGAGTTCGTGCCGGTGGACGGCTCGGTGCCGACCACCCCGCACCTCGCGCCGACCCCGCCGCACCCGCTGTCGCTCCCCACGGACGACGCACAGCACCCCGTGGTCCCGGCCCCGCGTGAGGCGGGCGGAGACCCCGTACTCGCACAGCAGGCGGACGACCTGGACACCCGGGCGGCCGATCAGGAAGACCAAGAAGTCCAGCAAGTCCAGCAAACCCAGCAAGCCCAGCAAGCCCAGGAAGAAGTGAGCACGGCCGCCGTGGAAGAAGTACGACAGTCCACGGGCCCCGCCGCGCCCGCCTACGACGACGCCGAGCGCGAGGCCGTCCTCAAGGTCATGCGTGAGCGCCGCGACATCCGCAACGGCTTCCGCAGCGACCCGATCCCGCACGAGGTGCTGCTCCGTGTCCTGGAGGCCGCCCACACCGCGCCCTCCGTCGGCCACTCGCAGCCCTGGGACTTCGTCGTCATCCGCTCCGCCGAGACGCGCGCCGCGATGCAGGACCTGGCCCAGCGCCAGCGCGAGGCGTATGCCAAGTCGCTGCCCAAGGGCCGGGCCAAGCAGTTCAAGGAACTGAAGATCGAGGCCATCCTCGAGACCCCGGTGAACATCGTCGTCACCGCGGACCCGACCCGCGGCGGCCGCCACACCCTCGGCCGGCACACCCAGCCGCAGATGGCCCCGTACTCCGCGGCGCTCGCCGTGGAGAACCTGTGGCTCGCGGCCCGCGCCGAGGGGCTCGGCGTCGGCTGGGTCAGCTTCTTCGACGAGCGCGAGATGGTCCGCGTGCTCGGGCTCCCCGAGCACCTGGAGGTCATCGCCTACCTGTGCGTCGGGTACGTCGACGAGTTCCCGGACGAGCCCGAGCTGATGCAGGCCGGCTGGTCCAAGCGCCGCCCGCTGTCGTGGGTCGTGCACGAGGAGACGTACGGCCGCCGTGCCCTGCCCGGCGAGGAGCCGCACGACCTGCTCGGCGAGACCGTCGCCCAGATCCGCCCGCTGGACGCCAAGGCACTCGGCGAGGCCTGGGAGCGGCAGAAGCGGATGACCAAGCCGGCCGGCGCGCTCGGCATGCTGGAGATCATCTCCGCCCAGCTGGCCGGGCTTTCGCGGCAGTGCCCGCCGCCCATCCCGGAGCCCGCGGCTGTCGCGATCTTCGCCGGTGACCACGGCGTGCACGCCCAGGGCGTCACCCCCTGGCCGCAGGAGGTGACGGCCCAGATGGTCGCCAACTTCCTCGGCGGCGGCGCGGTCTGCAACGCCTTCGCCGCTCAGGTGGGCGCCGAGGTGTGTGTGGTGGACGTCGGCGTGGCGTCCGAACTCCCGGCCACTCCCGGCCTGTTGCCCCGCAAGGTCCGTGCCGGTACATCCGACATGACCACCGGTCCCGCGATGACCCGCGAGGAGGCCAAGCAGGCCATCGAAGTCGGCATCGAGACCGCGCGTGACCTGGTGGCCGCCGGCAACAAGGCGCTGCTCACGGGCGAGATGGGCATCGCGAACACCACCGCGTCCGCCGCCCTGATCTCGGTCTTCACGGGAACCGATCCCGCCGACGTGACCGGCCGCGGCACGGGCATCAACGACGAGACCCTGGCCCGCAAGACCGAGGTCGTGCGCCGCGCGATCGACCTCCACCAGCCGGACCCCGCGGACCCGATCGGCGTCCTGGCGGCGATCGGCGGCTTCGAACACGCGGCGATGGTGGGCCTGCTGCTGGGCGGCGCATCGCTCCGCACGCCGGTCATCCTGGACGGCGTCAGTGCGGGCGCCGCCGCCCTGGTGGCGCGCGCGATCGCCCCGGAGGTCCTCGCGGCCTGCATCGCGGGCCATCGCAGCGCGGAACCCGGCCACGTGGCCGCCCTGAACAAGCTCGGCCTGCGCCCCCTGGTCGACCTGGACCTCCGCCTCGGCGAGGGCACGGGCGCCCTGCTGGCCCTCCCGCTGGTCCAGAGCACGGCGCGGGCGATGCATGAGGTGGCGACCTTCGATTCCGCAGGGGTGACCGAGAAGTAG
- the cbiE gene encoding precorrin-6y C5,15-methyltransferase (decarboxylating) subunit CbiE yields MADRVTVIGWDGSPLTAAARSALNAATLVAGAAHHLALPEVPPAAERIRLGSVALAARRITGHRGTAVVLADGDPGFFGVVRTLRAPEFGLEVEVVPGVSSVAAAFARAGMPWDDAQVVVAHRRTLRRAVNVCRAHTKVAVLTSPGAGPAELGLLMEGVHRTFVICEELGTDREQVTVVTSDKAADHTWRDPNLVIVIGGTAAVTEGGGWIAGRDPAAAPRGWTLPAEAYGGLMGEGELEPLRAAQLARLGPRVGDLVWDIGCGSGAFAIESARAGAAVIAVDRDLRACERTEANARAFGLQVQIVPGTAPHVLENLPEPDVVRVGGGGVAVVSAVADRRPQRIVAHAATRDEAELVGRDLTEHGYRVECALLQSVELDTRAWTETERSVAFLLSGVLPDRTV; encoded by the coding sequence ATGGCCGACCGCGTCACGGTGATCGGCTGGGACGGCTCGCCGCTGACCGCCGCGGCACGCTCCGCCCTCAACGCCGCCACGCTGGTCGCGGGCGCCGCCCACCATCTGGCACTCCCCGAGGTGCCACCCGCCGCCGAACGCATCCGCCTCGGCAGCGTCGCCCTCGCCGCCCGCCGCATCACCGGCCACCGCGGCACCGCGGTCGTGCTCGCCGACGGCGATCCCGGATTCTTCGGAGTCGTACGCACCTTGCGCGCACCCGAGTTCGGCCTGGAGGTCGAGGTCGTCCCCGGCGTCTCCTCGGTCGCCGCCGCCTTCGCGCGCGCCGGTATGCCCTGGGACGACGCCCAGGTGGTCGTCGCCCACCGGCGCACCCTGCGACGCGCGGTGAACGTGTGCCGAGCCCACACCAAGGTCGCCGTCCTCACCTCGCCCGGCGCCGGCCCCGCCGAACTCGGCCTGCTGATGGAGGGCGTCCACCGCACCTTCGTCATCTGCGAGGAACTGGGCACCGACCGCGAACAGGTCACCGTCGTCACCTCCGACAAGGCCGCCGACCACACCTGGCGCGACCCGAACCTCGTCATCGTCATCGGCGGCACGGCCGCCGTGACGGAAGGCGGCGGATGGATCGCCGGCCGCGACCCGGCCGCCGCGCCGCGCGGCTGGACCCTGCCCGCCGAGGCCTACGGCGGCCTCATGGGCGAAGGCGAACTGGAACCGCTCCGCGCGGCCCAACTCGCCCGGCTGGGACCGCGCGTCGGCGACCTCGTGTGGGACATCGGCTGCGGCAGCGGCGCCTTCGCCATCGAGTCGGCCCGGGCCGGGGCGGCCGTCATCGCCGTCGACCGCGATCTCAGGGCCTGCGAGCGCACCGAGGCCAACGCGCGCGCCTTCGGACTCCAGGTCCAGATCGTCCCCGGCACCGCCCCGCACGTCCTGGAGAACCTGCCCGAACCGGACGTCGTCCGCGTCGGCGGCGGGGGAGTGGCCGTGGTCTCCGCCGTCGCCGACCGGCGTCCGCAGCGCATCGTCGCCCACGCGGCCACCCGCGACGAGGCCGAACTCGTCGGCCGGGACCTCACCGAACACGGCTACCGCGTCGAGTGTGCCCTCCTCCAGTCCGTCGAACTCGACACCCGGGCCTGGACGGAGACGGAACGCAGTGTCGCCTTCCTGCTCAGTGGGGTTCTCCCGGACCGTACGGTCTGA
- a CDS encoding GNAT family N-acetyltransferase — translation MTGTFPNISISTERLVLRPLDEDDVPALAEMMNDEQVGAWTDVPQPYSEEQARDWITQYAPTERETGRGINFAVTEFLTQRLVGIVQLAKTNWHVRSTELSYIIAPWARGEGYASEAALATAQWLFTDQKFERIELRTAADNTASQQVAQKIGCISEGVLRNACIAHVRAEDGTWSDVRTDFIVWSLLPEDLDGAGDQLADTDGFTTYSDWN, via the coding sequence ATGACTGGCACCTTCCCCAACATCTCCATCAGCACGGAGCGGTTGGTGCTGCGCCCTCTCGACGAGGACGACGTGCCCGCGCTGGCCGAGATGATGAACGACGAGCAGGTCGGGGCCTGGACCGACGTGCCCCAGCCCTACAGCGAGGAACAGGCGCGCGACTGGATCACGCAGTACGCGCCGACCGAACGGGAGACCGGCCGCGGGATCAACTTCGCCGTCACGGAGTTCCTCACCCAGCGCCTGGTCGGCATCGTCCAGCTCGCCAAGACCAACTGGCACGTGCGCTCCACGGAGTTGTCGTACATCATCGCTCCCTGGGCCCGCGGCGAGGGCTACGCCTCCGAGGCCGCGCTCGCCACCGCCCAGTGGCTGTTCACCGACCAGAAGTTCGAGCGGATCGAGCTACGCACGGCGGCCGACAACACCGCCTCCCAGCAGGTCGCCCAGAAGATCGGCTGTATCAGCGAGGGCGTCCTGAGAAACGCCTGCATAGCGCACGTCCGCGCCGAGGACGGCACCTGGAGCGACGTCCGCACCGACTTCATCGTGTGGAGCCTGCTGCCCGAGGACCTCGACGGAGCGGGCGACCAGCTGGCCGACACGGACGGCTTCACGACGTACTCCGACTGGAACTGA
- a CDS encoding MetQ/NlpA family ABC transporter substrate-binding protein, translating to MRNTAKLTTAVLAAGALTFGLGACGSSGSDSASDTSGPLVVAASPTPHAEILNYVKENLAKKAGLDLEVKEFQDYIVPNTATEDGSVDANYFQNQPYLDDFNKKRGTHIVPVVTVHLEPLGLYSHKVKSADALKSGATVAVPNDAVNEARSLKLLAANGLITLKDGAGSEATPQDIAKNPKNLKFKEVEAAQTVRSLDDVDAAVVNGNYAISADLKPAKDALVLESAKNSPYGNFLAVKEGNEDDPRVKKLAKLLTSAEVKKFIQDKYAGSVIASF from the coding sequence GTGCGTAACACCGCAAAGCTCACCACTGCCGTCCTCGCCGCCGGAGCCCTCACCTTCGGGCTCGGCGCCTGCGGGTCGTCCGGTTCGGACTCCGCCTCCGACACCAGCGGACCGCTGGTCGTCGCCGCGAGCCCCACCCCGCACGCCGAGATCCTGAACTACGTCAAGGAGAACCTGGCGAAGAAGGCGGGCCTCGACCTGGAGGTCAAGGAGTTCCAGGACTACATCGTGCCGAACACGGCGACCGAGGACGGCTCGGTGGACGCCAACTACTTCCAGAACCAGCCCTACCTCGACGACTTCAACAAGAAGCGCGGCACGCACATCGTGCCCGTCGTCACGGTGCATCTGGAACCGCTCGGCCTCTACTCCCACAAGGTGAAGAGCGCCGACGCCCTGAAGAGCGGCGCGACCGTCGCCGTCCCGAACGACGCCGTCAACGAGGCCCGCTCCCTCAAGCTGCTCGCCGCCAACGGGCTGATCACGCTCAAGGACGGCGCCGGCAGCGAAGCGACTCCGCAGGACATCGCCAAGAACCCGAAGAACCTCAAGTTCAAGGAGGTCGAGGCGGCCCAGACCGTGCGCTCCCTCGACGACGTGGACGCGGCGGTCGTCAACGGCAACTACGCCATCTCCGCCGACCTCAAGCCGGCCAAGGACGCCCTCGTCCTGGAGTCCGCGAAGAACAGCCCCTACGGCAACTTCCTCGCGGTCAAGGAGGGCAACGAGGACGACCCGCGCGTGAAGAAGCTCGCCAAGCTGCTCACCTCCGCCGAGGTCAAGAAGTTCATCCAGGACAAGTACGCCGGTTCCGTCATCGCGTCCTTCTGA
- a CDS encoding methionine ABC transporter permease, which translates to MTWSEMRPLLEQACWDTLYMVGWSTLIAVVGGLPLGVLLVLTDRGGLLQNVVANKVIGQVVNIARSMPFIILMVALMGFTRSITGTTIGREAAIVPLAIGAIPFFARLVETAVREVDGGLVEAVQSMGGNTWTIVRKVLVPESLPSLIASTTTTIVALIGYSAMAGTVGAGGLGDIAIRYGYQRFETQLMWITVAILAVVISVIQFAGDYAARSLHRRGGRSGPAPKLRLLKASTADTKTV; encoded by the coding sequence GTGACCTGGTCCGAGATGCGGCCCCTGCTGGAGCAGGCGTGTTGGGACACCCTCTACATGGTCGGCTGGTCCACGCTCATCGCCGTCGTGGGCGGCCTTCCGCTCGGTGTCCTCCTGGTCCTCACCGACCGCGGCGGACTCCTCCAGAACGTCGTCGCGAACAAGGTCATCGGGCAGGTCGTGAACATCGCCCGCTCGATGCCGTTCATCATCCTGATGGTCGCTCTGATGGGCTTCACCCGCTCGATCACCGGGACGACCATCGGCCGCGAGGCCGCCATCGTGCCGCTCGCCATCGGCGCCATCCCCTTCTTCGCGCGCCTCGTCGAGACGGCTGTCCGCGAAGTGGACGGCGGGCTCGTGGAGGCCGTGCAGTCGATGGGCGGCAACACCTGGACGATCGTCCGCAAGGTTCTCGTCCCCGAGTCCCTGCCCTCGCTGATCGCCAGCACCACGACCACGATCGTCGCCCTCATCGGCTACTCCGCGATGGCCGGCACGGTCGGCGCCGGCGGCCTCGGCGACATCGCCATCCGCTACGGCTACCAGCGCTTCGAGACCCAGCTCATGTGGATCACCGTCGCGATCCTCGCCGTCGTCATCTCGGTCATCCAGTTCGCCGGCGACTACGCGGCCCGTTCGCTGCACCGCCGGGGCGGACGCTCCGGCCCGGCACCGAAACTGCGGCTGCTGAAGGCATCCACGGCGGACACCAAGACCGTCTGA
- a CDS encoding methionine ABC transporter ATP-binding protein, producing MITTTGLTKVYRSRGREITALDGVDLHVREGEVYGVIGQSGAGKSSLIRCVNLLERPTAGTVTVAGQDLTALAGRGPRAGKELRQARSRIGMVFQHFNLLSTRTVQDNVELPLEILGKSGKERSRKALELLDLVGLADRAGAYPAQLSGGQKQRVGIARALAGDPKVLLSDEATSALDPETTRSILQLLRDLNRQLGLTVLLITHEMDVVKSVCDSAALMENGRIVESGTVGELLATPGSELAAALFPVGGEATGEDRTVIDVTFHGEAATQPVISQLSRTYNIDISILGAAIDTVGGLQIGRMRIELPGRYEDNVVPVGFLREQGLQIDIVGAPQLVKEGAK from the coding sequence GTGATCACGACAACAGGCCTCACCAAGGTCTACCGCTCACGCGGGCGAGAGATCACCGCCCTCGACGGCGTCGATCTCCACGTCCGCGAAGGCGAGGTGTACGGCGTCATCGGCCAGTCCGGCGCCGGCAAGTCCTCGCTCATCCGCTGCGTCAACCTGCTGGAGCGCCCCACCGCCGGCACGGTGACCGTCGCCGGACAGGACCTCACCGCCCTCGCGGGCCGCGGGCCCCGCGCCGGCAAGGAGCTGCGGCAGGCGCGCAGCCGTATCGGCATGGTCTTCCAGCACTTCAACCTGCTGTCCACACGGACGGTCCAGGACAACGTCGAGCTGCCGCTCGAGATCCTCGGCAAGTCGGGAAAGGAGCGCTCCCGCAAGGCACTTGAGCTGCTGGACCTCGTCGGACTCGCCGACAGGGCGGGCGCCTACCCGGCCCAGCTCTCCGGCGGCCAGAAGCAGCGCGTCGGCATCGCCCGTGCCCTGGCCGGCGACCCCAAGGTGCTCCTGTCCGACGAGGCCACCAGCGCCCTCGACCCGGAGACCACCCGCTCGATCCTCCAGCTGCTGCGCGACCTGAACCGGCAGCTGGGCCTCACCGTCCTGCTCATCACCCACGAGATGGACGTCGTGAAGTCGGTCTGCGACTCGGCCGCCCTGATGGAGAACGGTCGCATCGTCGAGTCCGGCACGGTCGGCGAGTTGCTCGCGACCCCCGGCTCCGAGCTGGCCGCCGCGCTCTTCCCCGTCGGGGGCGAGGCCACCGGCGAGGACCGGACCGTCATCGACGTCACCTTCCATGGCGAGGCCGCCACCCAGCCGGTCATCTCCCAGCTCTCCCGCACCTACAACATCGACATATCGATCCTCGGCGCCGCCATCGACACCGTCGGCGGCCTCCAGATCGGCCGGATGCGGATCGAACTGCCCGGCCGCTACGAGGACAACGTCGTGCCGGTCGGTTTCCTGCGCGAACAGGGTCTTCAGATCGACATCGTCGGTGCGCCCCAGCTGGTGAAGGAAGGTGCCAAGTGA